The following is a genomic window from Ahaetulla prasina isolate Xishuangbanna chromosome 9, ASM2864084v1, whole genome shotgun sequence.
GGACTGTGGTAGGACACACTATGCCCACTGCATTTCTTCATCCCAgtgattgttttattgttttctaaAAGATTACTCAAGGATGCCTTGTTCTTTCTGACAGGCCTAAAGTGGCTTAAGAAGGTCAGGTCAGTGCATTagatgattagggagctggaggctaaaacatatgaagaagagttataatcagaatagacctggaagggaccttggaggtcttctagtccagcccccgctcaagtaggaaatcctataccatttcagacaagtgactctagactcttcttaaaaacatccagtgatggagcgcccatgatttctgaaggcaagcagttccactggctaattgttctcactgttaagaagtttcttcttaattccaggttgcttctctccttgattagtttccatccattgtttccatccattgttgctttggagaataagctgacaccccccccccactctttgtggcaacctctcaaatactggaatgctgctatcatgtcacccctggtcctccttttctctagactaaaggtaaaggcaaaggttccccttgcacatatgtgctagtcgttcccggctctagggggcggtgctcatctctgtttcaaagccgaagagccagcactgtcggaagacgtctccgtggtcatgtggccggcatgactaaacaccaaaggtgcacagaaccctgttaccttcccaccaaaggtggtccttattttttctacttgcatttttgacgtgcttttgaactgctaggttggcagaagctgggacaagtaataggagctcacccattacacgacactggggattcgaaccgctgaactgccgacctttcgatcaacaagctcagtgtcttagccactgaaccaccgcatcccactttctctagactagccaaacccaaatcctgcaatggttcttcataggtttttgtctccaggccttcaatcatcttccttgctcttctttctctcacagagaagagagggttgagttattctccaaggcacctgagggcaagaagtGAAATTcgttagagagagagaggcaacctagaagtaaagacaatttttccaacagtgagaacaatgaatcaggtgGGCGGGTAACCTCTGGAAGCTGAGGCTTCTCCGTCGCTGAAGGCTTTGAAGAAGGGAGCAAACCGCCGTTTGGCTTGGATGgaaccgggggtgggggtggggggttggactagaggacctccgggGTTCCCTCCCATCACGAAGGGCCGCCAGGCGCAGAGCCGGCCTTTCTTCCACCAGGCAGGAAAAGGATTTTCTTCCAGGCCGCCAAGAGAGATTTTTCTGGcctcgcttccttccttccagccgcCGTGGGCGCCGCGCTTTCCCCGGAGGAGGGCCGGGGGTCCCAGGCAGGCGGGGCCGAAGGCGGGGCGGGCCCGCCGCTCCCCTtccggcctcctcctcctcctcctcctcctccctccagcgGCGAGGCCggcatggcggcggcggcggcgacgggcCCGGGCGCGCTGGTGAGCGGAGGCGGCGGGCGAGGGCTGCGGGGGGCCTGCTGGGCGCCGCCTGaccgcctctcctcctcctcctcctctctccccgcAGGGCGCCCGGGAAGCGGCCGAGGCGGCTCACGTGCTCTCGCTGCCGGCCGAGGCCTTCGGGAACGACGTGAGTGCCGGGCGGGCGgcggggcgggcgggcgggcgggcggggctgGGGCTCCGCGCTCAcggctctccttccttccttccctccctccggcAGCCGCGGCTGGAGGCTGCCTGGGCCGAGCGCGCCTTCCAGCACGCCCACGTCTACTTCCACGTGAGTCCCGCGGGGGGGGGGCGGccgggcggagggagggagggagggagcgggggGGGGTCGGGGCCCTTCCAGCGCTGACCCTCCCGGCTGCCCCGCAGCTGATCTCGGCCGCTGACCCCGCGGGGCTGAGGCTCACCCGGGCCGACGACCGGATCTACGCGGCCTTCCGGCGGAGCTTCCCCGACCTGCGCGTCGACCTGCTGGACGTGGAGGCGCTCAAGTCGGAGCCGGccaaagaggtgggggggggtctgGGGGTGGGGGCGTGCTGGGCGGAGGTGGGGGGGGCGTGGCGGGGGACtgacccctccctctctctctctcccccccctcccccctgtagAAGTGGCGCCCCTTCTGCCTGCAGTTCGAGGGGGCGGTGGAGGACTTCAACCTGGGGACCCTCCTGCGCCTCGACTGCCGCCAAGGCTACTCGGAGGAGAACTCCGTGCTGGGTGagcgcgggcgggcgggcgggcgggccggGGCAGGGCCGggcggagggaaggaagggggtcGCCGTGACGCCCCCTCCTCGCCTGCCTCCTCGCAGCGCCGCGCATCCAGTTCCTGGCCATCGAGATCGCGCGCAACCGCGAGGGCTGCAACGGCGCCGTCTACCGCCGCGCGGGCGCTCCGGAAGCCGAGCCCGACCCGGCAGGACCCCGCTGAGCCTCACCGGACGGGACCCCGGACGAGAACCGTGCGAGCGAGGcgtggggggagggggcgggCAGTCGgggtctcccctccccccatgggTGGCCtagaagggggggaggaggctGGGGGGCATCGGGATGGGTCTGCTTTGGGGAGCTGCCCCTTTGGGGGCGCTGGGATGGCTGagcagccccccctccctccgCCCCTTTCTCCAGTCTGCCTTTGGTTTTGTATGCCGGACTATGGCAGGTCCGCCTGGATCTTGGCTTGTAAAGAACAGTTGTTCCAAGATTAACATTTGTGTcacttgttttcctttttaaagatgGACCCTCATTTGTGGACCCCACGGGCTTTTCTCCCGCAGGGGAACCCCTCCGTTGGGGACCCTGCGGCTTACACCCCTGAAGAGTAACGCTCTGGCCTCATTGCACACAATTCAGTAGAAACCACTTTAATTTATTTGCAGCCACAATGCTTACACTGTATGCGGCAAACATCCGTACAAATCATTCAGCAACCTGGTCGCAGAAAAAGGACCCAGCACACAATCGCCAGAGGAAAgaattctcccctcccctcccctcccccctcaaggAGATGCTATTTGGGAAGAGAAACCGGGTTACAATTCGATCTGGGCTTGGGGGGACAGGAAACTAGCAGCAAAGGGCCGGGCGGGGACAAAGGAAATCCGTCTCCCCTGTTGTTTTcgctaaatttaacatttaacaaacGTTCTCACAGCTTTTGTGGGAAAAGAGATTTGTCCGAAGGATTTAGGGTGCACTTTGCGGGAGAGAAGCTGCCCACCGTTTCCAGAGCTAGAAGATGCTCTGTTAGCAGGGCTGCAGTGAGGAGTCGTTCACAGATGCTGCTGTCACCAGAGGGCCAAGTCCTCCCCTCTCCCAAGAtagtgcagggtgtgtgtgtgtgtgtgtgtgtgtacttggaAGGGCAGGAATGTGGCATGGCTTTGAGCTCCTAATGAGGGAAGGTGGGGAGGGATGGTCTAAGTTGAAGGGGCAGATAAGAAAAATATACATTTGGAATTTTACACTTGTGCCTCTACACTAGTTACTAAATATAACTCTGTACTCTCACACCCCTTGCCCAGTAATGTGGCAGGTAGCCGGGAGACTCTTCACTCGCATACCACCCTCGCTCTAGCATTGGTGCACTATGTAAAAATTTCAGTCacgcttttttttaaacttgagtCAATATAAACCTTGTTCAAAATGTTATGAAAAAATGTACATGTTTATACAAGGCAGGCTGTGGCAGGACACAGGGTTCCTCTGACATTCACACAGGGAGGTGCCAAGTGTGCCTCCCCAAGGAAAAAACCCCTCTCCGAATGAACCTTTTACGCCCCCCTCCTGCAGCCTAAGCCCCAAGGAGGACCAGCAGGGATCGGAAACGCCCTTGTGTCTTTCCATCGGAAAAGTTAACCTCCTCGGCCCAGAGAGCAACTCCTGGCGAGACGTCAGCTCATCATGTCGTTGCTGTTTACCCCGTAGGTGGAATTTTTCATGGAATCGTTTACTTCTCGACGAAACGCAGAAAGATTCTGTGTAAACCTGGCAAAGAAAGAGGCGTCAGGATGGGGGCAAACGGCTGGATGGCAGCGGAGGGAGCTGCGCTCATTCTCGGGGAATCGCATGAGAATCAACCAAATTCAACTTCCGGCAAAAGCCAAATTTTCTAATGCTCTGAATTACAGCTTTGAAAACATGGCCGCAAGTGAAGGGCAAACCTGATATCCCTTCAGCTGCTCCCAATTTTTCCTTCCGTTTTCTTGGAAACTTGGCTTTTGAACACAAGCAAAGTGTAAGCTACTTTGGAAAGGAGCCAAGTAGGTTCCTTCCCCACAGGGACCGAATGCTTCTGAAAGGATAACTCTCCtttcagggtgggggtgggggtgggggtggacggTGACATTTCTTTTGTTCCTCTGAGTGGGAAAAGTAATGGAGAACAGCTGCACCAGGCTGAGCCTCTGAGCCAGAGAACCATAtttaggtggtggtggtggtttatCTTTTTGAGTCCGTTAAATTTAAGGGAGGATTTGCAGCCTGCTCGGCACAGGGAGTTGTTTTGCTGGCACAGGGTTTCTCGCAGTTTGGGTCAGAAGAGACGGTGGAGCCACCCTGACAGGCTGCACGTGGTCCTGGCCTATTGGGCAATCCCCCGTCCTGGAGTTTGGCTGCGAATCCATCCCGCAGTGGTACCTCTTCCTCAGAATGAAACTACCGTAATAAGAACATTGGAGTTCGGCTGTTCTGCTGGCTGCATTTTGTGAAGATACTGACCTATCACGATTCTTTGTCAGCAGATTCCGCTCAATGCCTTCCATGAGATTTTCAAAGCAGAGATGCATTGCTTGTTGCTTCTCGGGGGGCTGGCTGTTTACTATGCTATTCCTTAAATCTGAAAAATACTACCAAGGAAAAGTTCACGCTTGTGAGCTATCCAGGTTAATGTGCCAGCCGACAAGTAACAGCACCCTAATCTGGGGCCTTACCTTTTCATTGAGTAGTATCAAGCCAAGCAGAGGCCGTGACATGGACCATTGGTTCCTGCAGTCTTCAAATATGATGATATTCAAGACTGTGGACAGCATCTGGAATGATCAAGCACAATCCAGTCAACTGTACAGGTCTACCACTCACACTGGGGCACTTTCAGGGATTATGGGGAAACTGGGAAGGAGCAGCGGGCGAGACGCAGGACAGCTCATCTAATGAAGAGCAATTGCGTCAGATGGGAAGAAGTTTGGGGGGAagcaattcaaaatattcaaagaagCATTTAATCCCTATAAATGAATGAGAAATTGGAAGTGGGAACTGAGAATGcctagtctaacgaagagaaggactaagggcgacatggtagcagtcttccaatatctgagtggctggaactggtttccaaaGAAAGAAGCACAAAGATCACTCCACAAATCCAACAGGTAAGAAAATAACAagagctcttagacttatataccgctttatggtgctttccagccctctctaagcagtttacagagtcagcctatggcccccaacaacctgggtcctcattttaccaacctcggaaggatgggaggctgaatcaatcttagcCAGTAATTGAATATTTGATGACTTTGGCCTATGTAGACCACACGGGCCACAGTTCTTAAAAACATGGGCCTTCTGGACCAGCTCATTTGCAAACTAAAGAATTTGCATGGTGACCAGGAAGCAATGGCTGGAACAGAATATAAAGTAACTAGCTGCTTCAAATGAAGTATATCAAGACTGCATTCTGCTACCTATTCCACGGATATGTATAATATATTTTGAGAAAAGCtagattgaaagaaaaaaaataagactgttggaagaaatactcTGAGGAATGTTGTGAGATGCAAGGAATCTCCGGGGCGCAGCATATGGCTGCAAACGTTGGGCTACTGATAGGATGAACAGAGAAAAATTGAGCCCTTTGAACTGCAGAAAGGGATTGGGAGCGTCTTGAACTGCCAGAAGAACAAATACTTGGAGCAAAGCCACACAACTCACTGGAAGCATTAAAAACCCGGTTAAAGCCTAAATATCTTGGAACGTGGAAGCTGGTGCCTCCGATGAAGGCCATCCTGAAACGAGACACTGATTGCTGGGCACTGTCATTGATACCAGGGACGTGTGCCTGCAAGCAGCTCGTGACAAGACGATCCTGGCAAACTGTTGGCCTCTTGGCCAGGAAGAGTCAAAGGCAGCTAAGCATTTTCTGCAGAACGGTCACTTCACCTTCAAACAAATATTGAAAATGAGGAGATGAAAAGTTCTGCAGTCATTTCCTGGGGACAGAAGAATCGCTTCTTGTGACCCGTGTGTACAGAGGTGTGCATCACACagtgttaacaaccagttcgcccagcaccgaaaatgtgagcgtgcggccTTCCACGTATGCACATGGCTTCAAAAACATGGTGATTATAGGATGGGATAATGCTGGAGCGGGCCACCCGCTGATCGCaactaccagtttgtctgaaccggcccacctgcgtgtgtgtgtgtaaatattccGGGCTTTAGGCTTACCTACATCACTCAATTAAAGAGCTACGACCCTGCAGCCGACTTCAGAAATACCCCCTTAGTACTGCCCTCCTTGTCCTGACCTGTTGAATCATCTCAGGGTGCTGCTGCATGATGTGGAGGAACCGGTCGCTTTCCTGGGTCAAAGGGGCCGGCCTCTTTTTGGTACTGCGGGAGAGCTGCTTGAAGAGATAAGTGACAATGTGGTCTAAGCAGGAGCAGCATCCAGTGCAAACCATGGTATCTGCCAGgaagagagaaggggcaaagaggaATGAGGCCGGAGTTATGTCGGGTCAAAAATTCCTATTCAATTCGCTGGATCATCTACTTGGCGAGCAAAGGCAGCCTCAGGCCGACCAAGTAAGCTGTGACCGTCGTGGACTCTTATTCTCTTGGCAGAATTTCTTCAACCCTTCCGGTCCTGGGAGAGGTCGTATGCCTTGTTCATAACTTAAGGCAAAGCATTACTTTTCTTGAGTTTTCATAGTAGGTACAGATAATTTtgccaacatatatatatatatgactcttTGAGAGAAACCCAGAAGTGAATTGGTCTCGGCTGTTGTGGAATTCTCATTAAAACGTTTCTATGATCAACCCTTGCAAGGCTATCATGCAGAATCAGGGGTGGCTCTACCAGCTGAAAACCCACCCAAATGATCAGCGTGAACCCCTCCTGAAGGGCTAATGATCAGCCAGCTGAGGCTGCCAAATCTTCCTGAGAAAGCTAATGGAGGGAATAAAGAGAGAATAAAGCTTGAGATTGCTCTTATCACCCACTTTGCCCATGAGAGATTAAGGAAATGGCCATCTTTCCTGAAGGCCAATCTTTACGTCAAAATGAAGAGACCAAACCAGGAGCTACAAGGGAATTAAGGAAAGATTTAGATGTTCTACTGGGAATTGTATCTAAGCCAGGTAGAGTTGGCGTCTACATCCCTTTGCTGCCGCTGCAGAACAACAAAACCACAGGGCACGTTAAAAGGCTTTCACGGCCCTTCCCCGACTCTCAGGAGGAGCCCTCAAACTTCCCAGTAACAGTTCCTGAACTCACCTAGTGCTGTGAGACCTTCTGAAATGGAAGACAGAATATACATGATCACGTGTGGCTCCAGGCTAGCTATAAaattcatgtgatcttgagtaAGAACTTCCAGTAACGAATAGTAGGACTGGCTGAGTTTAGGGTaatcctgaaaaaaaatcaatgaaagaCAGGAATCAGGAGAGCTTTCAAAGGAGTTTTCTGGGCCC
Proteins encoded in this region:
- the PBDC1 gene encoding protein PBDC1, whose amino-acid sequence is MAAAAATGPGALGAREAAEAAHVLSLPAEAFGNDPRLEAAWAERAFQHAHVYFHLISAADPAGLRLTRADDRIYAAFRRSFPDLRVDLLDVEALKSEPAKEKWRPFCLQFEGAVEDFNLGTLLRLDCRQGYSEENSVLAPRIQFLAIEIARNREGCNGAVYRRAGAPEAEPDPAGPR